The Plasmodium knowlesi strain H genome assembly, chromosome: 4 genome window below encodes:
- a CDS encoding SRR1-like protein, with the protein MEDWVYVERRRRSRKKNPEGKNKYGGRHSGHRDHAIDGTNLNNDPFTEYIPMDQEKHAEKTFSEMKKVMNGLEKSEFFANFHQQFMEVVDKANVNIKYAICLGLGSLADPNWNNRKACLYQLGFVLLLRRIYKVQKVYIYDPKSGDVDRNICGRFDIEVLSPCEEQHNVDEELQRNRCPQGEEDDSTSHIIEKTSAHERTLVFMPHCDVSLYSQVMHSIYMNEKLNYAKAHFFLTLEKTIFLGNSFEYYREHIYMYRPFGIPAYAIHMLRNRGTVVETPGERSINRLVEFYKIDHFLFYVHKYARERKFPVFADHASAFNDMAIITFGSMPDRLNFWLNVWEDVSSGGPR; encoded by the coding sequence ATGGAAGATTGGGTATATGTtgaaaggaggagaaggagcaGGAAGAAGAATCCCGAAGGGAAAAACAAGTATGGAGGTCGTCACAGCGGGCACAGGGACCATGCCATTGATGGTACGAATCTGAACAATGACCCCTTCACAGAGTACATCCCAATGGACCAAGAAAAACATGCAGAAAAAACATTCagcgaaatgaaaaaagttaTGAACGGTttagaaaaaagtgaattctTTGCAAACTTCCATCAACAATTTATGGAAGTGGTAGACAAGGCCAATGTCAATATAAAATACGCCATCTGCCTCGGCTTGGGTTCTTTAGCCGACCCCAATTGGAACAACAGAAAGGCTTGTCTGTACCAGTTGGGATTTGTGCTACTCCTTAGGAGGATCTACAAAGTACAGAaggtatatatttatgatCCTAAATCTGGAGATGTGGACCGAAATATTTGTGGCCGCTTCGACATAGAGGTGTTATCCCCTTGTGAAGAACAACATAACGTGGATGAGGAACTACAGCGTAACAGGTGTCCACAGGGGGAGGAGGACGATAGCACAAGCCACATCATTGAAAAAACAAGTGCGCACGAACGAACTCTGGTATTCATGCCTCACTGTGATGTCAGTCTGTACAGCCAAGTAATGCacagtatatatatgaatgaaaAACTGAATTATGCTAAGGCccacttttttcttacattgGAGAAGaccatttttttggggaaCTCATTTGAGTACTATAGAGAGCATATCTACATGTACAGGCCTTTTGGAATACCTGCCTACGCAATTCATATGCTAAGAAATAGAGGAACTGTGGTGGAAACTCCCGGTGAGAGGAGTATTAACCGATTAGTGGAGTTTTACAAAATAGaccacttccttttttacgtGCACAAGTATGCGCGTGAGAGGAAATTCCCCGTTTTCGCTGATCACGCGTCCGCTTTTAACGATATGGCTATCATAACGTTCGGCTCCATGCCGGACAGGCTCAACTTTTGGTTGAACGTTTGGGAAGATGTGTCTTCTGGGGGGCCCAGATAA
- a CDS encoding secreted protein with altered thrombospondin repeat domain yields the protein MKKSRFFFVSIFFYLSQESSLELSKKLSGANSSLTEHDEDDYEHAHKRPRTWSADSTPEVDGDMCVIFSASEGDPTNCWCPRGYIMCSEEDVRDVQSKLYEIKDLKQRNEVTPPWMKRLCDNSEEIGFKSMSVVIDYELAVLCNDGHEKGNADFKIIGASGFVPNEKIIQQKERDITYVPRKCTVNNFYLCRKVEDDNVGCQFSPWSPWGPCVNNKQRRTRKVMRSNQNNENFCLWNGKRIPRSIIEDTRPCKIALEATNQN from the exons atgaaaaaaagtcgcttttttttcgtttccatttttttttatctatcTCAAGAGAGCAGCCTGGAGTTGAGTAAGAAATTGTCCGGAGCGAACTCCTCCCTCACAGAGCATGATGAAGACGATTATGAGCATGCACACAAGAGGCCCAGAACGTGGTCGGCCGACTCGACACCGGAGGTAGATGGCGATATGTGTGTGATTTTCTCCGCCTCCGAGGGCGACCCTACCAA cTGCTGGTGCCCTAGAGGATACATCATGTGTAGCGAGGAGGATGTGCGCGATGTGCAGTCGAAGTTGTACGAAATTAAAGACTTGAAGCAACGGAACGAAGTGACTCCCCCGTGGATGAAGCGCCTGTGTGATAATTCAGAAGAAATTGGATTCAAAAGCATGTCGGTTGTTATAGATTATGAGTTGGCAGTTTTGTGCAACGATGGACATGAGAAAGGCAATGCAGACTTTAAAATAATTGGTGCTTCAGGTTTCGTTCCGAACGAAAAGATCATTCAACAAAAAGAGAGGGATATCACTTATGTCCCACGAAAATGCAccgttaataatttttacttgTGTCGAAAGGTGGAAGACGATAATGTGGGTTGCCAGTTCAGCCCCTGGTCTCCGTGGGGTCCCTGCGTTAATAACAAACAGAGAAGAACCAGGAAGGTGATGCGCTCGAACCAAAATAATGAAAACTTTTGCCTCTGGAATGGCAAGCGCATTCCGAGGAGCATAATAGAGGATACCCGCCCCTGCAAGATTGCATTGGAAGCGACCAATCAGAATTAG
- a CDS encoding peptide chain release factor subunit 1, putative translates to MDEDRDANIEQWKIKRLIKKLENAKGNGTSMISLIIKNKDEVSRINKMLADELGTASNIKSRVNRLSVLSAITSTQQKLKLYSKTPPKGLVVFCGTVITEDGKEKKMSIDFEPFRPINTSLYLCDNKFHVEALKELLESDDKFGFIIVDGNGALFGTIQGNTREVIRRFTVDLPKKHGRGGQSALRFARLRLEKRHNYLRKVAEVATSVFITNDKINVSGIVLAGSADFKNDLMHSDMFDQRLFTKVIKIVDISYGGDNGFNQAIELSSEALQNVKFIQEKKLIGKFFEEIAQDTGKVVYGIEDTLKALEVGAVELLILYEGLDIIRLTTRNAITNTTRTIHISPQDEKQESLYKENNVELEVVEKISLTDWVINNYKKYGASLDFVTNKSQEGAQFQKGFGGFGGMLRYKLDLNLYDEDVESDAELF, encoded by the exons ATGGATGAAGACCGAGATGCAAACATCGAGCAATGGAAAATTAAGAGGCTTATAAAGAAGCTGGAAAATGCAAAGGG AAACGGAACGAGCATGATCAGCTTAATAATAAAGAACAAGGATGAAGTTTCtcgaataaataaaatgcttGCGGATGAGTTGGGAACAGCCTCCAACATCAAGAGTCGAGTGAATCGTCTCAGTGTCTTGTCTGCCATTACGTCAACACAGCAAA AGTTGAAACTGTACAGTAAGACACCACCCAAGGGGCTAGTGGTATTCTGCGGTACAGTGATAACAGAGGacgggaaggagaagaaaatgtcaATTGACTTTGAGCCCTTCAGACCAATAAATACAAGTCTCTACCTATGTGATAACAAATTCCACGTAGAAGCTCTAAAGGAGTTGCTTGAAAGTGACGACAAGTTTGGCTTCATTATCGTGGACGGAAATGGAGCTCTCTTTGGAACGATACAAGGGAATACAAGAGAAGTAATAAGGAGATTCACTGTAGATCTTCCGAAAAAGCATGGAAGAGGAGGTCAAAGTGCGTTACGTTTTGCTCGTCTTAGATTAGAAAAAAGGCACAACTATTTAAGGAAAGTTGCTGAGGTAGCTACATCTGTTTTTATAACAAATGACAAGATAAACGTATCAGGAATTGTGCTGGCCGGAAGTGCAGATTTCAAGAATGATCTAATGCACAGTGACATGTTCGACCAAAGGTTATTTACAAAGGTTATAAAAATAGTAGACATTTCTTATGGAGGAGATAATGGATTCAATCAAGCCATTGAATTAAGTTCCGAGGCTTTACAGAATGTTAAGTTcattcaagaaaaaaaattaatcggTAAATTTTTCGAAGAGATTGCACAAGACACAGGTAAAGTTGTGTATGGAATTGAAGATACATTGAAGGCTTTAGAAGTCGGGGCTGTGGAGTTACTAATTCTCTATGAGGGATTGGATATAATAAGGTTGACGACAAGGAACGCTATTACGAACACTACTAGGACGATACATATTTCTCCTCAGGATGAGAAACAGGAATCTTTAtacaaagaaaataatgtGGAGTTGGAAGTGGTGGAGAAAATTTCACTAACCGATTGGGTCATAAATAATTACAAGAAGTACGGAGCATCTTTAGATTTTGTTACTAACAAATCACAGGAGGGGGCCCAGTTCCAGAAGGGCTTCGGCGGCTTTGGCGGTATGCTCAGGTATAAGTTGGATCTCAATTTGTATGACGAAGACGTGGAGAGCGACGCGGAGCTATTCTAA
- a CDS encoding ribosomal protein L12, mitochondrial, putative, which translates to MKKNALVKRALCSARLCQNGAHVNALMRGALLTGVDLWTSKAMQTRRISGNAPNSSFNLFDKIKDINGKIQNEEGTEENDSKKRKPSKKVLKLVDEILNLTLIEAADLCDLCQEKLDGEKQFNNSVFLNRNPFPHPSGFFSGGSFSTPNFPPGMNAPFPNHIATALPGVVPPTGTPNLETAKENESAGTKKEEKKISKSTFNVKLENFDAKNKINTIKEIRKITNVGLKEAKDMVESAPFYVQKNVPAEKAEEMKKKFEELGATIILE; encoded by the exons atgaaaaaaaacgcactgGTAAAAAGGGCCCTCTGTAGTGCGAGGTTGTGCCAAAATGGTGCGCACGTAAATGCACTTATGAGAGGAGCTCTGCTCACTGGGGTAGACCTCTGGACGAGCAAAGCTATGCAGACAAGGAGAATCAGTGGTAATGCACCAAACAGTAGCTTCAATCTATTtgataaaataaaggatATAAACGGAAAAATCCAAAACGAGGAAGGCACTGAAGAAAACGACtcaaagaaaaggaagccATCCAAAAAGGTTCTAAAACTTGTGGATGAAATTTTAAACCTAACCCTCATAGAAGCAGCTGACTTGTGTGATCTTTGTCAAGAGAAGTTGGACGGAGAGAAACAATTCAATAATTCCGTTTTTTTGAACAGAAACCCGTTTCCACATCCTTCGGGCTTCTTCAGTGGAGGGAGTTTCTCTACCCCGAATTTCCCCCCAGGCATGAACGCTCCTTTCCCTAACCATATCGCTACTGCTCTGCCTGGTGTCGTTCCGCCGACAGGAACGCCCAATTTAGAGACAGCGAAGGAAAATGAATCGGCAGggacaaaaaaggaagaaaaaaaaatatcgaaaaGTACATTTAACGTAAAATTGGAAAACTTCgacgcaaaaaataaaattaacacGATTAAAGAAATTCGCAAAATAACCAATGTCGGTTTGAAGGAGGCAAAGGACATGGTGGAGAGCGCCCCTTTCTATGTGCAAAAGA ACGTCCCCGCGGAAAAGgcagaagaaatgaaaaagaagttcgAGGAACTAGGCGCCACAATTATATTGGAATGA